In Deinococcus irradiatisoli, the genomic stretch CTCGGCGAAGGCGGTCGAAGCGTCGGTCAGGGAAGCGGGAGAAGTCATGTTGCCCAGGCTAACACCGCTTGCCGCCGCGCCGGCGTGGCACGTCCGGGATTCGCGCTGAGCAAAATGGCCTAGCGGGCTGGTCCGCGCCCTCATACCGCCTACCCGCCTACTGCCAGCGCTCGCGCTCCTCCGACTGCTCGCCGAGCAGCAGCGGCCTAACTTCGCCGATGAGGTACAAGCTGCCGCACACCACGCTCAGGCCCGGCGGCAAGCGTGACAGCGCCTCGGCCGGCGTCGGGGCGATCTCGCTGGGCACGCTGAAGAGTTCAGCCAGTTGCTGCGGCTCGGCGGCGCGGGGGCTGAGCTGGGCACGGGTCAGGATCACCCGGCTGGCGAGGGGTTCCAGCGCGGCCACCACACCGGCGAGGTCTTTGTCGCTGGCGGCTCCGAACACCAGCGGCACCTTCTCGACCCCCAGACCGCGCAGCGCCGCTGCCAGCGCCTGGGCGCCGTCGGGATTGTGCGCTCCATCGAGCAGCACTTCGCGCTCCGGCCCCCAGGCCAGCTTCTCCAGGCGGCCGGGCCAGCGCACCGCCGCGGCGCCGCTCTGGATGGCCGCTTCACCAAGCCCCAGACGCTGTGCCGCCAGCGCCGCCAGCGCCGCGTTCTGGGCACCGTGCGGCCCCAGCAGCGGCGTACGGAACGTCAGCGCGCCCGCCGGACTGTGCAGGCTCACCTGCGCGCCCAGCCAGCCCAGCGAGGAAGCCTCGAAGTGCGCTTCGCGGCCCAGCGCCCATACATCCGCGCCGCGCTCCTCCAGAATCGGCAACAGGTGGGCGGCCACGCCGGTCACGGCCGACCGCCCGGCACGCAGGATGCCGGCCTTCTCGGCGGCGATCGCTTCCAGGGTGTTTCCCAGAATCTCGGTGTGGTCGAGCGCCACGCCGGTGATGACGCTCAGCACCGGGTCCAGGGCATTGGTCGCGTCGAGCCGGCCGCCCAGCCCCACTTCCATGATGGCCCGGCGCACGCCCGCTTCGGCAAACAGCAGGCAGCCCAGCCCCACCACGATTTCGAAGAAGGTGGCGCCGAGCGCTTCGGCCACCGGGCGCACCCGCCCCAGCGTAGCTTCCACCGTCTGCGGCGCCAGCTTCTGCCCGCCCACCACGAAGCGCTCGGCGAAGTGGGTCAGGTGCGGGCTGGTAAACAGCCCCACGCGCTCTCCACTGGCGTCCAGCATGGCCGCCAGCGTCGCCGCCGTGCTGCCTTTGCCGTTGGTGCCGCCCACCAGCACCGCGTCGAAAGCCCGCTGCGGCTGACCCAGACCGTCGAGCAGCGTGCCGACCCGCCCCAGCCCCGGGTGAACGCCGAAGCGCTGGCGGGCGTAGAGCCAGTCGAGATCGTTCATCGGCGCCTCCGGAAGGCCCACGTTACTTCGAGAAATACGCTTCCAGCGCCGGCACGATCTGCTTCTTGCGGCTGATCAGCTGCCCCAGATCGGCGACCTGACCTTCGGCCTCGACCCCGAAGGCGCCCTTCACCACCTCGGCCTCGGCTCCCGACACGATCAGGGTGCGGTTGGTTTCACCCAGGATGTCCACCACGCTCAACAGAATGCCGCCCAGTCCAGACGCCACCTTCTCCGCCTGCATGGCCGCGATCAGCTCAGCCTGACGTCCGAACACGTAGCCCGGATTGGTCGTCTCGATCACGCCCAGGCCCCACTGCTGCGCGCCGAAGGTGAACTCCTTGTAGTCCATCTTGAGCAGCCGTTCGGCGGGCGTGTCGCCGAGGTCACTCTTGGCCGCGAACATCTGCATGGCGTAGGCCGTGACATCGTCCACCCCGGCGATCGGGGCCAGAAAGGCGGCGGCTTCCCGGTCGGCGTCGGTGGTGGTGGGGCTGCGAAACTCCAGGGTGTCGGAGAGCACCGCGCTCAGCAGCAACCGCGCGTCGGTCGGCTCCACCGACAGCCCGGCCTCGCGGTGCAGCTTGAGCAGCAGGGTGGCGGTGCAGCCCAGCGGCTCGAAGCGCAGGTAGGCGGGCTGGGCGGTGGTCAGGTCGCCGAGCTTGTGGTGGTCGACCACGTAGCGCACATCGAGGTCGGCCAGATTCGGCGCGCTCTGGGCCGCTTCATTGTGGTCGACCAGTGCCACCGGACTTCCCGCCGGTAGGGTCGGCAGCAGTTCAGGCGCCTGCATGCCAGCCTGGCGCAGCACGAAGGCGGTTTCCTGGTTGGGTTCGCCGAGGCGGTAGGCGGTCGCGGGAGTGCCGCTGCGGCTGAGCAGATGGGCGTAGACCAGCGCGGCCGTAATGGCGTCGGTATCGGGATTGAGGTGGCCGAAAACAGAAATCATGCTGAGCATTTTAGAACCTCCTGGAGACGGCAAGCCCTCACCTGTCCATGCACTCCGGACCGATGGAGTCAGCCGGGCAGCCCGGGGACACAAAAAACGCCCCCCGCACGAAACGGGGGACGCTGGGGGGTCAAGCTCTGCCGCCAATCGGCGGGAAGGAGTTTAGAACGCGACCTTGTAGGTGATCTTGAAGGTCGAGCCCTGGGCCGCCTGGCCGTTGGGCAGGGCCACCTGGGTGCCGGCCGCGTTGGTGGCGCTCAGGTTGTACAGGCCGTAGGCGAACGACAGGTCGTAGTAGTTGCCTTCCACGTACAGGCCGCTCTGGTCGATGGCGTAACCGTTGTTGCTGTCACCGTAGTAGCCGGCGGTGCCGTCGGCGTTGTACGGGGTGTAAGCGCGGTTCTGGGTGCTCAGGCCCGCGTAGTACACAGCCAGCTTGGCGGTGGGCAGCAGGAAGTCGTTGAGCTTGACGCCGGCGCGGTAGCTCAGGCCGCTGGCGGTGTAGTTGCTCGCCGCCGCGCTGGCACCCGAGTAGTTGCGGTTCAGGTAGCCGACCTGACCTTCCACGCTGGGCTTGAAGATGGTGTTGAGGGTGTCGGTGCTGACCCGGGCACCCACCGCCACGGTGCTGACATCGGCCACCGTGGGCTCACTGCCCTGATCGAAGCCGTAGCTGTTGTACAGGCCCTTCAGGTTGACGTTCAGGAAGCCGAGCTTGGCGTTGTACAGACCGTTGGCGTACAGCACCGAGCCGCTGTAGCTGCTGGTGGCGTTGCGGTAGCGCGCGGCGTAGCCGAAGCGCAGGTTGAGGTTCTTGACCAGGGCCGTCGGCAGCGCGCCGTCGTGCTGGATCTCGACGCCGTACTCGCTGTAGCAGGTGGTGTCGGAGAACGCGCCCAGGCTGAAGCTGAGGGCGCCGCCCACCGCGTCGGTGTCGGTGCGGCCGGTGCCAGGGTGCTGGGCACCGCAGCCGGTCTGGTCGGTCAGGGTGTTGGCCGCCAGGGTGTAGTAGCTGTTGTAGCGGCTGTTGGAGAACAGGTTGGCAGTGTCGCCCGCCGCGTTGTAACGCACCAGGTCGTTCTGCACGCGCCCGCCGTTGATGCTCGCGTCGCGGTAGAACGCACCGATGGCCAGGCCCAGGCCCGGGGTGATGTCGGCGCGCACGGTGTAGCGGGTGCCGTCGCCCTTGGCCGAGTTGGACACGTCGTCCGAGTTGGTGCCGGCGTAGAGGCCGTAGTAGCCGCCGCGCACGGTGATCAGGTTCAGCAGGTTGACCTTGGCGGCCACACCGAAGTCCACGATGCCGTTGGCGTCTTTCTGGCCCAGGTTGCCGCCTTCGGTGGTTTCGACGTTGTAGTAACCGCCGACTGACACGGGGCCGAGTGTGGTGCCGACCTTGATGCCGGCGCCGACCTGGCCGGGAGCGGTGGACTGGGCCACGTCAGCGGTGCCGTTGAAGTAGGTACCGCTGCGGTCGCCACGGTCGTATGGGGCGGTGCTGCCGTTGTCGCTGTCGCCGGGGTTGGCTTCGGAGACGGAGGCGACTTTGTCGTAGCCCGAGCTGATGCTGCGGTAGTTCAGGTCGTAGATCTTGACCGGGCCGACGGCGCCGCTGGTCTTGGCGTAGAAGGCGCTGGCGGTACGCTGATCCGAGTTGGTGCCGGTGGGGGTGCCGGTCACGGTGCTGGTGGCGTACTCGCTGTCGATCTGGAAGCCGGCGACCGCGCCGTGCGCGTCAGCGCCGTAGACGATCACGTCGCGCACGCCCTGCACGTTCAGCTTCAGGCCCACGCTGTCGATGGCTTCCTCGGCGTAGTTCAGGCCCAGGGTCAGGGTGCCGACCGGGGTGATTTGGGCGCGCACGCCACGGTAGTAGCGGTAGTCGCCGCTGGCGCCGTTGCCCGACTGGCTGGTGCCGGCCGTGTTGTAGTTGCTGCTGCCGTAGACCGCCTTGATGACCGGCTTGAAGGCGCCCAGCACCGGCAGGTTGCTGCCGTCCACCGTCACCACATAGCCGTCGCCGCGGCCGTTGAGGTCGTTGTCGAAGACGTAGTCGCTGAACTTGAACTTGACGCTGCGGCCGAAGTCCACGGTCACCGGGCTGTTGCCGACGGTGAAGACCGCCGTGCCGTTCTTGAAGTAGAAGAACAGCGGCTCATAGGTGTAGCCGTTCGAGTCGGTGATGGCCGGGTAGTTGGCCAGATCGGCAGCGGTCTGCGAACCGGTCAGCTGCGGGTTGGCGGTGATGCCGAACTGGATGTCCACCGACTTGACCGCCACGCCGCCGGCGCTGGTCAGGTAGGCGCCCGAGTTGACGCTGGTGCCG encodes the following:
- a CDS encoding S-layer homology domain-containing protein → MPALTDVPAGHWAKDAIDRLVSQGIILGYPDGTFRGTQNLTRYEAAVIIARLLNQMGTAQAPVLDTETMTSLQNAIQELAADLAALGVRVSDLEENAVTRDDFARLEQRVEELGTMVGTPATPVEAPEAFDNTANEETQADLQDQISSVQDQVATNSDAITANTDAIAANSDAIAANTADIAANTDAIAANTADIATNADAIAANSDAIAANSDAIAANTDAIATNTADIATNADAIAANTDAIAANGDAIAANSDAIADLQSQISDFSARADDLQANYDTLRADVDDNASSIAALNDLTVLLNQDILNLQDRASAIEAAQADFVQRADFDNLVGRVAVVETKVTDVQNTVADYGKRIAVLEKNAFTIKPTISATYYVARADRDMDIDRLFPGTKFSTGDDGDSATADTPVDYVDLAGSQTKVVNSAAGLFGFSTDAVITGTTTPTPVNKEGATTISFGIDFRNSGTINTGTSVNSGAYLTSAGGVAVKSVDIQFGITANPQLTGSQTAADLANYPAITDSNGYTYEPLFFYFKNGTAVFTVGNSPVTVDFGRSVKFKFSDYVFDNDLNGRGDGYVVTVDGSNLPVLGAFKPVIKAVYGSSNYNTAGTSQSGNGASGDYRYYRGVRAQITPVGTLTLGLNYAEEAIDSVGLKLNVQGVRDVIVYGADAHGAVAGFQIDSEYATSTVTGTPTGTNSDQRTASAFYAKTSGAVGPVKIYDLNYRSISSGYDKVASVSEANPGDSDNGSTAPYDRGDRSGTYFNGTADVAQSTAPGQVGAGIKVGTTLGPVSVGGYYNVETTEGGNLGQKDANGIVDFGVAAKVNLLNLITVRGGYYGLYAGTNSDDVSNSAKGDGTRYTVRADITPGLGLAIGAFYRDASINGGRVQNDLVRYNAAGDTANLFSNSRYNSYYTLAANTLTDQTGCGAQHPGTGRTDTDAVGGALSFSLGAFSDTTCYSEYGVEIQHDGALPTALVKNLNLRFGYAARYRNATSSYSGSVLYANGLYNAKLGFLNVNLKGLYNSYGFDQGSEPTVADVSTVAVGARVSTDTLNTIFKPSVEGQVGYLNRNYSGASAAASNYTASGLSYRAGVKLNDFLLPTAKLAVYYAGLSTQNRAYTPYNADGTAGYYGDSNNGYAIDQSGLYVEGNYYDLSFAYGLYNLSATNAAGTQVALPNGQAAQGSTFKITYKVAF
- a CDS encoding manganese-dependent inorganic pyrophosphatase, producing the protein MISVFGHLNPDTDAITAALVYAHLLSRSGTPATAYRLGEPNQETAFVLRQAGMQAPELLPTLPAGSPVALVDHNEAAQSAPNLADLDVRYVVDHHKLGDLTTAQPAYLRFEPLGCTATLLLKLHREAGLSVEPTDARLLLSAVLSDTLEFRSPTTTDADREAAAFLAPIAGVDDVTAYAMQMFAAKSDLGDTPAERLLKMDYKEFTFGAQQWGLGVIETTNPGYVFGRQAELIAAMQAEKVASGLGGILLSVVDILGETNRTLIVSGAEAEVVKGAFGVEAEGQVADLGQLISRKKQIVPALEAYFSK
- a CDS encoding bifunctional folylpolyglutamate synthase/dihydrofolate synthase, with product MNDLDWLYARQRFGVHPGLGRVGTLLDGLGQPQRAFDAVLVGGTNGKGSTAATLAAMLDASGERVGLFTSPHLTHFAERFVVGGQKLAPQTVEATLGRVRPVAEALGATFFEIVVGLGCLLFAEAGVRRAIMEVGLGGRLDATNALDPVLSVITGVALDHTEILGNTLEAIAAEKAGILRAGRSAVTGVAAHLLPILEERGADVWALGREAHFEASSLGWLGAQVSLHSPAGALTFRTPLLGPHGAQNAALAALAAQRLGLGEAAIQSGAAAVRWPGRLEKLAWGPEREVLLDGAHNPDGAQALAAALRGLGVEKVPLVFGAASDKDLAGVVAALEPLASRVILTRAQLSPRAAEPQQLAELFSVPSEIAPTPAEALSRLPPGLSVVCGSLYLIGEVRPLLLGEQSEERERWQ